A portion of the Actomonas aquatica genome contains these proteins:
- a CDS encoding 3'-5' exonuclease, with product MAEIDAAAVRAAHEAAMAAAPSDGTPVEAVRFVALDCETTGTDAKHDRIVTIGAVTVSDGEILLEEQFEALLQVSHNTSAVLVHGVTAEQAAEWGQSEAEAMVDLLGYLQGAVIVGHHIGFDVEVISRACERCLGFGLRNRWLDTMGLTLHLEDAGAFGPLLEASSSAPPFRDFSLDGLCRRFGVLPHDRHTASGDAFLTAQIFLKLLSLAKHHGRETLGAVAERWQAE from the coding sequence ATGGCTGAGATTGATGCCGCGGCGGTGCGGGCCGCCCACGAAGCGGCCATGGCGGCGGCTCCGAGTGACGGCACGCCGGTGGAGGCGGTGCGCTTTGTGGCGCTGGACTGCGAAACGACGGGCACGGACGCGAAGCACGATCGCATTGTGACGATCGGCGCCGTGACGGTGAGTGACGGTGAGATCCTGCTCGAGGAGCAGTTCGAGGCCCTGCTGCAGGTGAGCCACAACACGTCGGCCGTGCTGGTGCACGGCGTGACCGCGGAACAGGCCGCCGAGTGGGGGCAGAGTGAGGCGGAGGCGATGGTGGACCTGCTGGGCTATCTGCAAGGCGCGGTGATCGTCGGCCACCACATCGGTTTTGACGTGGAGGTGATCAGCCGGGCCTGCGAGCGCTGCCTGGGTTTCGGGCTGCGTAACCGCTGGCTGGATACGATGGGACTGACGCTGCACCTGGAGGATGCGGGGGCGTTTGGGCCCTTGCTGGAGGCGAGCAGTTCGGCGCCGCCGTTTCGGGATTTTTCACTGGATGGGTTGTGCCGGCGTTTTGGCGTGTTGCCGCATGATCGGCATACGGCCTCGGGCGACGCCTTTCTGACGGCGCAGATTTTTTTGAAGCTGCTGAGCCTTGCCAAGCACCACGGCCGGGAGACGCTCGGTGCGGTGGCGGAACGGTGGCAGGCTGAATAG
- a CDS encoding DUF294 nucleotidyltransferase-like domain-containing protein — MKTSSISLRVADFLQKYPPFQYLSQAELLRLAQGGRVKFHEADEIIFSAGEERGRYVRVIQRGTVNLYSPNDAGEELIDVRVEGDLVGLEWESPDVAYRATARVAQESILYALPADTFMELCRGNAEASAFLSSYFTIKDEAQRAVTRTETLTLDESAASWLTHSDALAQRASNRLLLAAPEEPIRQVAARIAPGMQEGVVVIDEEARPIGVLTEADLSSRVATGEVSPDAPVTAIMTSPVVTVAPGTTAGDVVMVMMRERRHHVIVTDNGETDGRVVGIIGEKTVQAVHGSVPVFLSKEFTLATDVWELQRLRDRADDLLLRFIEGEAPIEWMTNFIAQVDRMLTEQAIELARAKLREKGLREPTVRWAWVALHSEGRKERLLRSAQRTGIIYDDPAAEKERLDLVLWFSELGNEVGAMLSMCRFPLDPWGRMASNPQWCASIKRWSETFADWVQRPRENNIHNRTAFFDLRAVTGDRSLVDELREAIEVQITRSSSFVPRLVEDAIAHLPPVTVFRDSVLDASGEVTDTFNTKTNALLPLVDIGRVFALSLGLSDATFTPDRFRKAAELLPEYAGVFEDAVKAFDHALKLQTRVGLKRGDNARLVRPDELTPIETQRLKSIFRTVGRLIEVTTKHFDLKPVGRTDG; from the coding sequence TTGAAGACCTCCAGTATCTCTCTTCGCGTCGCCGACTTCCTGCAAAAGTATCCGCCGTTTCAATACCTGAGTCAGGCGGAGCTGCTGCGGCTGGCGCAGGGCGGTCGGGTGAAGTTTCACGAGGCCGATGAGATCATCTTTTCGGCGGGCGAAGAGCGGGGTCGCTACGTGCGGGTGATCCAGCGGGGCACGGTCAACCTCTACAGCCCAAACGATGCGGGCGAGGAACTGATCGATGTGCGCGTGGAGGGGGACCTGGTGGGCTTGGAATGGGAATCGCCCGACGTGGCCTACCGGGCGACGGCGCGGGTGGCGCAGGAGAGTATCCTGTATGCGCTGCCGGCGGACACGTTTATGGAGCTGTGCCGGGGCAATGCCGAAGCGAGCGCTTTCCTCTCGTCGTATTTCACCATCAAGGACGAAGCGCAGCGGGCGGTGACACGCACCGAAACCCTCACGCTCGATGAGAGTGCGGCGAGTTGGCTGACTCACTCCGATGCGTTGGCCCAGCGAGCGAGCAACCGGTTGCTGCTGGCGGCGCCGGAGGAACCGATTCGCCAAGTCGCGGCGCGCATCGCGCCGGGCATGCAGGAAGGCGTGGTGGTCATCGACGAGGAGGCGCGACCGATCGGTGTGTTGACCGAGGCCGACTTGTCGTCGCGGGTGGCTACGGGCGAAGTGTCGCCGGATGCGCCGGTGACTGCGATCATGACCTCACCGGTGGTGACGGTGGCGCCGGGCACGACGGCTGGCGACGTGGTGATGGTGATGATGCGCGAGCGTCGTCATCACGTGATCGTGACCGACAACGGGGAAACCGATGGGCGGGTGGTTGGCATCATCGGCGAGAAGACGGTGCAGGCGGTGCACGGCAGCGTGCCGGTGTTTTTGTCGAAGGAGTTCACGCTGGCGACCGATGTGTGGGAACTGCAACGGCTGCGCGACCGGGCGGACGACTTGTTGCTGCGCTTTATTGAGGGTGAGGCGCCGATTGAGTGGATGACCAATTTCATCGCGCAGGTGGACCGCATGCTGACGGAGCAGGCGATCGAGTTGGCGCGCGCGAAGTTGCGCGAGAAAGGTCTGCGCGAACCGACCGTGCGCTGGGCGTGGGTGGCGCTGCACTCGGAGGGCCGCAAGGAGCGTTTGCTGCGTTCGGCGCAGCGAACGGGCATCATTTACGATGATCCGGCGGCGGAGAAGGAGCGGCTCGATCTGGTGCTGTGGTTCAGCGAACTGGGCAACGAAGTGGGCGCGATGCTCTCGATGTGTCGTTTCCCGCTGGATCCGTGGGGCCGCATGGCCAGCAACCCGCAATGGTGCGCCTCGATCAAACGCTGGTCGGAGACCTTTGCCGATTGGGTGCAACGGCCGCGCGAAAACAACATTCACAACCGCACGGCGTTCTTCGATCTGCGGGCGGTGACAGGCGATCGGTCGCTGGTCGATGAGTTGCGCGAAGCGATCGAGGTGCAGATCACGCGGAGTTCGTCGTTTGTGCCGCGGCTGGTCGAGGATGCGATCGCACACCTGCCGCCGGTGACGGTGTTTCGCGACTCGGTTTTGGATGCCTCGGGCGAAGTGACCGACACGTTTAATACCAAGACGAACGCGCTGCTGCCGCTGGTCGATATCGGTCGGGTGTTTGCACTCAGTCTGGGCCTTTCGGATGCGACGTTCACGCCGGACCGGTTCCGCAAGGCGGCGGAGTTGCTGCCGGAATACGCGGGGGTGTTTGAGGACGCGGTGAAGGCGTTTGATCACGCGCTCAAACTGCAGACCCGGGTGGGGTTGAAGCGCGGCGACAATGCGCGGCTGGTGCGGCCGGATGAGCTCACGCCCATCGAGACGCAGCGCCTCAAATCGATCTTCCGCACGGTCGGCCGTCTCATCGAAGTGACGACCAAACACTTTGACCTCAAACCAGTGGGACGGACCGATGGCTGA
- a CDS encoding LacI family DNA-binding transcriptional regulator encodes MNFCSKLIGITTMASINQEALAQALNLSRTTVSRSLSNHPAISAETRERVQAKAEEMGYRTSTGGPIRRRRSNKPLNIGVLIGMPRNNLGMATFPAVLQGIRERAAVDQITVDVVSQDPETFQPNSGHQPLFRHIRSGDWRGLILIYPFAPDAVETLARKISTVSVLTEYDHLPVDTVDTDHSDIINLIGRLARRGHRRIGFITWDYTVCGRWASRRFAAYAEGIFQYGLEFNPAWTANVHTDRERLTTAEAVADFAAHQTREAGVTAWACAADHQAYQLISDLHARGLEVPRDCSVTGFDGIEPPPGLPQLTTLRVAHADVGGSAAARLLNRVLHPTAPRRKILVETSLVVGTTVAAPPARAASPAP; translated from the coding sequence TTGAATTTTTGTTCCAAATTGATCGGCATCACCACCATGGCTTCGATCAACCAAGAGGCATTGGCTCAGGCGCTGAACCTCTCCCGCACGACCGTCTCGCGCAGTTTGTCCAACCACCCCGCCATCTCCGCCGAAACACGGGAACGCGTGCAGGCCAAGGCCGAGGAAATGGGCTATCGGACCTCCACCGGCGGACCCATTCGCCGCCGTCGCTCGAATAAACCACTGAACATCGGCGTCTTGATCGGCATGCCTCGCAACAACCTGGGCATGGCCACCTTTCCCGCCGTGCTGCAAGGGATCCGCGAACGCGCCGCCGTCGACCAAATCACCGTCGATGTGGTTTCACAGGATCCGGAAACCTTCCAACCCAACAGCGGCCACCAGCCGCTGTTTCGCCACATTCGCAGCGGAGACTGGCGCGGACTCATTCTCATCTACCCGTTCGCGCCCGACGCCGTCGAAACCCTCGCCCGCAAGATCTCCACGGTGTCGGTCCTCACCGAATACGACCACCTGCCCGTCGACACCGTCGACACCGACCATTCCGACATCATCAACCTCATCGGCCGCCTCGCCCGCCGGGGACACCGTCGCATCGGTTTCATCACGTGGGACTACACCGTGTGCGGTCGCTGGGCGTCGCGCCGCTTCGCCGCCTACGCCGAGGGCATCTTCCAATACGGTCTGGAGTTCAACCCGGCCTGGACTGCCAACGTGCACACCGACCGGGAGCGACTGACCACCGCCGAAGCTGTGGCCGATTTCGCCGCCCACCAAACCCGCGAAGCCGGCGTGACCGCGTGGGCGTGTGCCGCCGACCACCAAGCCTACCAACTCATCAGTGACCTGCACGCGCGCGGCCTCGAAGTCCCACGCGATTGCTCGGTCACCGGTTTTGATGGCATCGAGCCTCCTCCCGGCCTGCCTCAACTCACCACCCTGCGTGTCGCCCATGCCGATGTCGGCGGGTCCGCCGCCGCCCGCCTGCTCAATCGCGTGCTCCACCCCACCGCCCCGCGTCGCAAGATTCTCGTCGAAACCAGTCTGGTGGTCGGCACCACCGTGGCCGCCCCGCCTGCTCGCGCCGCCTCCCCTGCCCCATGA
- a CDS encoding sugar phosphate isomerase/epimerase family protein, producing the protein MIIPCRRLFAVVAFVAVSLSSVAGPKLGLQTWTCRHMSFEEAVVFAAEHGITQLELFRAHLDPAAPREKLLEQKAFLEEHGVTAYSIGVSGTSMDKEENRQLFELAKLFGMKVIVVEPREPAQWDVLEELVREYDIKLAVHNHGTGTVYGNPATVKHVLAERDHRIGVCMDIGWVTAAGFDAEEVFRNYGDRVYDMHLKDKRLDMQDARNRPLDTFIGLGNANYAGLFAAIKETDWSGVLAIETDSAEFHADPTEFVRAAKTFFDAHFPDAE; encoded by the coding sequence ATGATTATCCCATGCCGTCGTTTGTTTGCTGTGGTGGCCTTTGTGGCCGTGTCGTTGTCGTCCGTTGCCGGGCCCAAGTTGGGGCTGCAGACGTGGACGTGTCGGCACATGAGTTTTGAGGAGGCGGTCGTTTTTGCGGCGGAGCACGGGATCACGCAGTTGGAGCTGTTCCGGGCGCATTTGGATCCGGCGGCACCGCGAGAGAAGTTGCTCGAGCAGAAGGCGTTTTTGGAGGAGCACGGCGTGACGGCGTATTCGATCGGGGTGAGCGGCACCTCGATGGACAAGGAGGAGAACCGTCAGCTGTTCGAGCTGGCCAAGCTCTTCGGCATGAAAGTCATCGTGGTCGAGCCACGCGAACCGGCGCAGTGGGATGTGCTCGAGGAGTTGGTGCGGGAATACGACATCAAGCTGGCGGTGCACAACCACGGCACGGGCACGGTTTACGGGAATCCGGCGACGGTGAAACACGTGTTGGCCGAGCGCGATCACCGCATCGGCGTGTGCATGGATATCGGCTGGGTGACGGCGGCGGGCTTCGATGCCGAGGAGGTGTTTCGCAACTACGGCGATCGCGTTTATGACATGCACCTGAAGGACAAGCGCCTCGATATGCAGGACGCGCGTAACCGTCCACTGGATACGTTTATCGGACTCGGCAATGCGAACTATGCCGGTCTTTTCGCCGCGATCAAAGAGACGGATTGGTCGGGCGTGCTCGCGATCGAAACCGATAGTGCGGAGTTTCATGCCGACCCGACGGAATTTGTGCGCGCGGCGAAGACGTTTTTTGACGCGCATTTTCCGGACGCGGAGTGA
- a CDS encoding matrixin family metalloprotease has product MTLLHSWGRRGWFAGLLLAGTGALVAYDTLTDQSGIYVVVWPRGEVPMVNNLPDDVTLTDGTTFRGSADAALTRWNKELGNVQFSGSYGTVGTYESGNGVNEIVLSEPQGEFSFGTSTLAITLSYRDGNYRTESDVVFNPAFSWDSYRGGFAGGAYDVRRVALHELGHVLGLGHPDQAQPPQVVDAIMNSTVSSTDALRTDDINGAQSLYGAPLARPINDDFSNAVELTLGAGATVSVTGTTVRAGSEAGEPLLDPDYPSGRTSWWRWTAPASGRANVTTLGSVFDTFIGVFTGEAVDALAVVGTNDDVDPGVIRTSTLTFEATAGTTYHVMVDGWDGYEGVVQVNLNLLAESGPQVTVAAPRVVGERGQPLTLAVEAVAEAGGALSYEWRKDNRLLAGETAATLEVASFTNADAGAYAVEVSEAGGETSYGLVYVLPDYDVTALEAWGGSESNSTRQLPDFGETAVLQVALGAVHGVALRRDGTVVGWGTPTGLQAHGQETPPSGLNNVVAIAAGEMHSLALRADGTVVTWGSNEYGQSVVPWDLADVVAIGAGAYYSAAVRADGSVVLWGTGVTGDLAVPAEVYDVVRLSAGPYFLIAQREDGAVVAWGSSNDGVLALPDMSGVVDFSAGVGHGLAVTEAGAVLAWGRNTNGATDVPSGLAPAIGVEAGYDYSLAVLADHTVAAWGRSTNGETTVPDGLDRVVQVDSALTTIVALRDLSAPVIVATAEVADIAYGETATLAVEAEGIELSYQWYRGESGDTTAPIDGATAASTTVQPVATASYWVRVTAGEAAVDSATIVVTVLPVAPTVTTDPVSVVTDEAGAVTLSVMADGSAPLAYQWYRDGEPIAGAQSATLNVVAVVANSGSYAVVVSNSEGSVTSEAAWVGVLPEGEMERASQAMTRTTASTVQLQGRAEWIGTATSVAWQWLVPSGWTLSGGINAEPVATAQPDAGEALLAEWTWGNPTEPTVTLAGEMTLADDHRGVAELSGLVQVTRPEGSAEVLAMPEPIVLRSWIHSADTNADQQLDLSELLRVIELYNARAGTERTGRYTPAEGTEDGFVTDTRPLDEEERPAWFHSADINRDGTLSLSELLRVIELYNVRVGTERTGAYQVDESGEDGFGPGQ; this is encoded by the coding sequence ATGACCTTGCTGCATTCATGGGGCCGTCGGGGCTGGTTCGCGGGGCTGCTGTTGGCGGGGACGGGCGCGTTGGTTGCCTACGATACCTTGACCGACCAGAGCGGTATCTACGTGGTGGTCTGGCCGCGCGGCGAGGTGCCGATGGTGAACAATCTGCCCGACGATGTGACGCTCACCGATGGCACGACCTTTCGCGGCAGTGCTGATGCGGCGCTCACGCGGTGGAACAAGGAGTTGGGCAATGTGCAGTTCAGCGGGAGTTATGGCACGGTGGGGACTTACGAGTCGGGCAACGGGGTGAACGAGATCGTGCTGAGCGAGCCGCAGGGTGAGTTCAGTTTCGGGACGAGCACGCTGGCGATCACCCTGTCGTATCGAGATGGTAACTACAGGACGGAGTCGGACGTGGTGTTTAATCCGGCGTTTTCGTGGGACTCGTATCGGGGCGGTTTTGCGGGCGGAGCTTACGACGTGCGACGGGTGGCGTTGCATGAGCTGGGCCATGTGCTGGGGTTGGGGCATCCGGATCAGGCGCAGCCGCCGCAGGTGGTGGATGCGATCATGAACAGCACGGTGAGTAGCACCGATGCGTTGCGCACGGATGACATCAATGGCGCGCAGTCGCTCTACGGCGCGCCGCTGGCGCGGCCGATCAATGATGACTTTTCCAACGCGGTGGAGCTCACGCTGGGCGCGGGTGCGACGGTGTCGGTGACGGGCACGACGGTGCGCGCCGGCAGCGAAGCGGGGGAGCCGTTGTTGGATCCGGATTATCCGAGCGGGCGGACGAGTTGGTGGCGCTGGACGGCGCCGGCGAGCGGCCGCGCGAACGTCACGACGTTGGGCAGTGTCTTTGATACGTTTATAGGCGTGTTTACGGGCGAGGCGGTCGATGCGTTGGCTGTGGTGGGCACCAACGACGACGTGGACCCCGGCGTGATTCGCACCAGCACACTCACCTTCGAGGCTACGGCGGGCACGACCTATCATGTGATGGTCGACGGCTGGGACGGTTATGAAGGGGTGGTGCAGGTGAACTTGAACCTGCTCGCGGAGAGTGGTCCTCAGGTGACGGTGGCCGCGCCGCGGGTGGTGGGTGAGCGGGGGCAGCCGTTGACGCTCGCGGTGGAGGCGGTGGCGGAAGCGGGCGGGGCGCTGAGTTATGAGTGGCGGAAGGACAACCGTTTGTTGGCGGGCGAAACCGCGGCGACCTTGGAGGTGGCGTCGTTCACCAATGCGGATGCCGGCGCCTACGCGGTGGAAGTGAGCGAGGCGGGGGGCGAGACGAGCTATGGGCTCGTGTATGTTTTGCCCGACTACGACGTCACGGCGTTGGAGGCGTGGGGTGGCAGTGAGAGCAACAGCACGCGGCAGTTGCCGGACTTTGGCGAGACGGCGGTGTTGCAGGTGGCGCTGGGCGCGGTGCACGGCGTGGCGTTGCGGCGGGACGGCACCGTGGTGGGTTGGGGCACGCCGACGGGCTTGCAGGCGCATGGTCAGGAAACGCCGCCGAGTGGGTTGAACAACGTGGTGGCGATCGCGGCGGGCGAGATGCATTCGCTGGCCCTGCGGGCGGATGGCACGGTGGTGACGTGGGGCTCCAATGAATACGGCCAGAGTGTGGTGCCATGGGATTTGGCGGACGTGGTCGCGATCGGCGCGGGAGCGTATTATTCGGCGGCGGTGCGAGCGGATGGCAGCGTCGTGCTGTGGGGCACCGGCGTGACCGGTGATCTGGCGGTGCCGGCTGAGGTGTATGACGTTGTGCGGCTGTCGGCCGGACCCTATTTCCTGATCGCGCAGCGGGAGGACGGCGCGGTGGTGGCATGGGGCAGCAGCAACGACGGGGTGTTGGCGTTGCCGGACATGAGCGGGGTGGTGGATTTCAGCGCAGGCGTGGGACACGGACTGGCCGTGACGGAGGCAGGCGCGGTGCTCGCATGGGGACGCAATACCAATGGCGCGACGGATGTGCCGAGTGGACTCGCGCCAGCGATCGGCGTGGAGGCCGGTTACGATTATTCGCTGGCCGTGTTGGCCGATCACACCGTGGCGGCCTGGGGACGCTCGACCAACGGAGAGACCACGGTGCCGGACGGCCTCGACCGCGTCGTGCAAGTCGACAGCGCGCTCACCACGATCGTGGCGCTGCGTGACTTGTCTGCGCCGGTGATTGTGGCGACGGCGGAGGTGGCCGACATCGCTTACGGTGAAACCGCCACGCTCGCGGTGGAGGCGGAGGGAATCGAGTTGTCGTATCAATGGTATCGCGGCGAGAGCGGCGATACGACGGCACCGATTGACGGTGCCACCGCGGCCAGCACGACGGTGCAGCCGGTAGCGACGGCAAGCTATTGGGTGCGCGTGACGGCGGGCGAGGCAGCGGTCGACAGTGCGACGATCGTCGTAACGGTTCTGCCGGTCGCGCCGACGGTGACAACGGATCCGGTCAGCGTGGTCACAGATGAAGCCGGCGCGGTGACGCTCTCGGTCATGGCAGACGGTTCAGCGCCACTGGCGTATCAATGGTATCGGGATGGTGAACCCATCGCCGGAGCCCAGTCGGCGACGCTGAACGTGGTCGCAGTGGTGGCCAACTCCGGCAGTTACGCGGTCGTGGTGAGCAACAGTGAAGGCTCGGTCACGTCGGAGGCGGCGTGGGTGGGCGTCTTGCCGGAGGGCGAGATGGAGCGGGCGAGTCAGGCGATGACACGAACGACAGCGAGCACCGTGCAGCTGCAAGGGCGAGCCGAGTGGATCGGCACAGCAACCTCGGTCGCGTGGCAGTGGCTGGTGCCGAGTGGCTGGACGCTCAGCGGCGGGATCAACGCCGAGCCGGTGGCTACGGCGCAACCGGATGCTGGAGAGGCTTTATTGGCTGAGTGGACCTGGGGGAATCCGACGGAGCCAACCGTAACCTTGGCGGGCGAAATGACATTGGCCGACGACCATCGCGGCGTGGCCGAGCTGAGCGGGTTGGTGCAGGTCACGCGGCCGGAGGGTTCGGCCGAAGTGCTGGCGATGCCGGAACCCATTGTGCTGAGAAGCTGGATACATTCGGCGGACACCAATGCCGATCAGCAGCTCGACCTCTCGGAGCTGTTGCGAGTGATCGAGCTCTACAACGCCCGCGCGGGCACGGAACGCACGGGGCGCTACACCCCGGCGGAAGGCACGGAGGATGGCTTTGTGACCGACACGCGTCCGCTGGATGAAGAGGAACGACCGGCATGGTTCCACAGCGCGGATATCAACCGCGACGGCACCCTAAGCCTCTCGGAGCTACTGCGCGTGATCGAACTCTACAACGTCCGCGTCGGCACGGAGCGCACGGGCGCCTATCAGGTCGACGAATCCGGCGAAGACGGGTTCGGTCCCGGACAATGA
- a CDS encoding MYG1 family protein, with protein MLNASAILTHPGSSHKDEFLACAVLLAAASTPLPIARREPNPADLDDASLIVVDVGDSHDPTRLNFDHHQFPADHPPTCALSLVLQHLGLYEDAKAFCDWLEPAEWFDCRGPNATARHLGIERDILNRLYSPIDGTLLRRFASVRDLSPGDPLWEVMRWIGTDLLDYVRNLRDRLAFIADHAEVWDVADTHVLFLPRTEPLPEAPSDGIDRYIETALADRGITAIVSPDRRSSGYGLSRHRDATHFDFTRIGGETDVHFAHARGFVAKSSATTPERLRELLSLAQK; from the coding sequence ATGTTGAACGCCTCCGCCATCCTCACCCACCCCGGCAGCTCCCACAAAGACGAGTTTCTCGCCTGCGCCGTGCTCCTCGCCGCCGCCAGCACGCCCCTGCCCATCGCCCGCCGGGAGCCCAACCCGGCCGATCTCGATGATGCTTCGCTGATCGTCGTCGACGTCGGCGACAGCCACGACCCGACCCGGCTCAACTTCGATCACCACCAGTTCCCCGCCGACCATCCGCCAACCTGCGCGCTCTCCCTCGTGCTCCAACACCTCGGCCTCTACGAGGACGCCAAGGCCTTCTGCGACTGGCTCGAGCCCGCCGAATGGTTCGATTGCCGCGGCCCCAACGCCACCGCCCGCCACCTCGGCATCGAGCGCGACATCCTCAACCGCCTCTACTCCCCCATCGACGGCACCCTGCTGCGCCGTTTCGCCAGCGTCCGCGATCTCTCCCCCGGCGATCCGCTCTGGGAGGTGATGCGCTGGATCGGCACCGACTTGCTCGACTACGTGCGCAACCTCCGCGACCGCCTCGCCTTCATCGCGGACCACGCCGAGGTCTGGGACGTGGCCGACACCCACGTGCTTTTCCTCCCTCGCACCGAGCCGCTGCCCGAGGCTCCCTCCGACGGCATCGACCGCTACATCGAAACCGCCCTGGCCGACCGCGGCATCACCGCCATCGTGTCGCCCGATCGCCGCAGCAGTGGCTACGGCCTCTCGCGCCATCGCGACGCGACGCACTTCGACTTCACCCGCATCGGCGGGGAAACCGACGTGCACTTCGCCCACGCCCGCGGCTTCGTGGCCAAATCCAGCGCCACCACCCCGGAGCGCCTCCGCGAGCTGCTTTCGCTCGCCCAGAAATAA
- a CDS encoding GNAT family N-acetyltransferase, with product MNLRPLSTIAVEVIAALLNRGFADYLVPLRFDAAAVQAMERQDQVDLDASWLLHDGREHLGVLLIARRGFHSRVAGMCLVPEARGRGLGRHLLDTAIHSARERGDTHLHLEVIDQNKTALRLYQRSGFKRVRQLLGYSAAPVDATAPEADDISVHPLTTYIETARQHEWSNLPWQISAPTLAALDVNQHTTLRVGSLLALVRNLPNQIKILRALLPLNTSEPSAADLRALRDRHPAATWRAPALFPVEWQPAFTAAGLTPDDLTQSQLTLEL from the coding sequence GTGAACCTCCGACCGCTCTCCACCATCGCCGTCGAAGTCATCGCCGCGCTGCTCAACCGCGGCTTCGCCGACTACCTCGTCCCGCTACGCTTCGACGCCGCCGCAGTGCAGGCAATGGAGCGACAGGACCAGGTCGACCTCGACGCCAGTTGGTTGCTGCACGACGGACGCGAACACCTCGGCGTTCTGCTGATCGCGCGCCGCGGTTTTCACAGCCGCGTTGCCGGCATGTGCCTGGTGCCTGAGGCCCGCGGACGCGGACTCGGCCGCCACCTGCTCGACACCGCCATCCACTCCGCTCGCGAGCGCGGCGACACCCACCTCCATCTTGAGGTCATCGACCAAAACAAAACCGCCCTGCGCCTCTACCAACGCAGCGGTTTTAAACGCGTGCGCCAACTCCTCGGCTACAGCGCCGCGCCCGTCGACGCCACGGCACCAGAAGCCGATGACATCTCCGTCCATCCCCTCACCACCTACATCGAAACCGCCCGCCAACATGAGTGGAGCAACCTGCCTTGGCAGATCAGCGCCCCTACACTCGCCGCCCTCGACGTCAACCAACACACCACCCTCCGCGTCGGTTCATTGCTGGCGCTCGTGCGCAACCTACCAAACCAAATCAAAATCCTCCGCGCCCTGCTTCCCCTGAACACATCGGAACCATCCGCCGCCGATCTCCGCGCCCTGCGCGATCGTCACCCCGCAGCCACCTGGCGCGCCCCCGCGCTCTTCCCAGTCGAGTGGCAACCCGCCTTCACCGCCGCCGGCCTCACCCCCGACGACCTCACCCAATCCCAGCTCACCCTGGAACTGTAG